In Ipomoea triloba cultivar NCNSP0323 chromosome 15, ASM357664v1, one genomic interval encodes:
- the LOC116005544 gene encoding laccase-4-like: protein MECSWFRIVVLLACCIMFPAIVECRVRHYKFDVVMKNMTRMCSSKPAVTVNGKFPGPTIYAREGDTVLIRVVNHVKYNVSIHWHGVRQLRTGWADGPAYITQCPISPGHSYVYNFTITGQRGTLFWHAHILWLRSTVHGALVILPKLGVPYPFPKPDHEAVVLLAEWWKSDTEAVINEALKSGLAPNVSDAHTINGHPGPVANCSTQGGYRLSVEAGKRYMLRVINAALNEELFFKIAGHKMTVVEVDATYVKPFKADTIVIAPGQTTNVIVTADQGSGQYMVAASPFMDAPVAVDNQTATATLHYTGTLATGPTTLTTAPPKNATPVANTFVDALRSLNSKQFPANVPQRVDHSLFFTVGLGVNPCPSCKPANGSRVVASINNVTFVMPTTALLQAHFFGTKGVFTTDFPANPPNAFNYTGAGPANLQTTSGTKLYRLAYNSTVQLVLQDTGIIAPENHPIHLHGFNFFAVGKGLGNFNPKTDPKNFNLVDPVERNTIGVPAGGWVAIRFRADNPGVWFMHCHLEVHTTWGLKMAFLVDNGKGPNESLLPPPKDLPKC, encoded by the exons ATGGAGTGTTCTTGGTTTCGGATTGTCGTCCTCCTTGCCTGCTGTATTATGTTTCCGGCGATCGTGGAATGCCGGGTTCGACATTACAAGTTTGAT gTGGTGATGAAGAACATGACTCGCATGTGCTCATCCAAGCCTGCCGTCACCGTCAATGGAAAGTTTCCAGGACCCACCATCTATGCTAGGGAAGGTGATACAGTGCTCATTAGAGTCGTCAATCATGTTAAATACAATGTCTCCATTCActg GCACGGTGTTAGGCAGCTTCGGACCGGTTGGGCAGATGGACCGGCATATATCACACAATGTCCAATTAGTCCGGGACATAGTTATGTGTACAATTTTACCATTACAGGTCAAAGGGGCACGCTATTTTGGCATGCACATATTCTGTGGTTGAGGTCTACTGTCCATGGTGCTTTAGTTATATTGCCTAAGCTTGGTGTCCCTTACCCTTTCCCAAAACCCGACCACGAAGCCGTTGTACTACTAG CTGAGTGGTGGAAATCTGATACTGAAGCTGTGATCAATGAAGCATTGAAATCAGGTTTAGCCCCCAATGTGTCTGATGCTCATACCATTAATGGCCATCCTGGACCCGTCGCAAATTGTTCAACACAAG GTGGATATAGATTGAGTGTTGAAGCTGGGAAAAGGTACATGCTAAGAGTGATCAACGCTGCGCTCAATGAAGAGCTTTTCTTCAAGATCGCCGGCCACAAGATGACGGTGGTGGAGGTTGACGCCACGTACGTAAAGCCCTTCAAGGCTGACACGATCGTGATCGCCCCGGGGCAAACCACCAACGTCATCGTCACCGCCGACCAGGGCTCCGGCCAGTACATGGTGGCCGCCTCCCCCTTCATGGACGCTCCGGTCGCCGTCGACAACCAAACAGCCACCGCCACGCTCCACTACACCGGCACACTCGCCACCGGCCCCACCACCCTCACCACCGCCCCGCCCAAAAACGCCACCCCCGTGGCCAACACCTTCGTAGACGCTCTTAGAAGCCTCAATTCGAAGCAATTCCCCGCGAACGTTCCCCAGCGCGTGGACCACTCGCTCTTCTTCACGGTCGGGCTGGGCGTCAACCCGTGCCCGTCCTGCAAGCCCGCGAACGGGAGCCGGGTCGTGGCCAGTATAAATAACGTCACATTTGTGATGCCCACCACGGCCCTCTTGCAGGCCCATTTCTTCGGTACAAAGGGAGTTTTCACCACTGATTTCCCGGCGAATCCTCCGAATGCTTTTAACTACACCGGCGCCGGCCCGGCCAACCTGCAGACTACGTCGGGGACGAAGCTTTACAGGCTGGCGTACAATTCGACGGTCCAGTTGGTTTTGCAGGACACGGGGATCATTGCCCCGGAAAACCATCCCATCCATTTGCATGGATTCAACTTCTTCGCTGTCGGAAAAGGGTTAGGGAATTTCAACCCCAAAACCGATCCTAAGAACTTCAATCTCGTTGACCCAGTCGAGAGAAACACTATCGGAGTTCCCGCAGGTGGATGGGTTGCTATAAGATTCCGTGCTGATAATCCAG GAGTATGGTTCATGCACTGTCATCTTGAAGTGCACACAACATGGGGATTAAAGATGGCATTCCTTGTGGATAATGGAAAGGGTCCTAACGAGAGTCTTCTGCCACCACCTAAGGATCTACCCAAGTGTTAA